A genomic stretch from Coffea arabica cultivar ET-39 chromosome 10c, Coffea Arabica ET-39 HiFi, whole genome shotgun sequence includes:
- the LOC113713825 gene encoding tryptophan aminotransferase-related protein 4, giving the protein MAKMHSSCYAVCLLASMIVNILLMTQQYKVRNQLTWSQNAAAEAESVASISCSGNGRAYVDGLVVDGKPVCECNSCFQGPDCSQFITDCPADADSGDPLFLEPYWMRHAASSALLVAGWHRMSYTFSDDTSISQVLDQHIRTLHAAAKNAITDGKYIVFGAGSTQLLNAAVFALSSRNSSSRTRVVASTPYYPLYKKQTDYFETLHFEFGGDVSSLKNNSDALDIIEFVTSPNNPDGQLKKAVLRGPTVKAVYDHAYYWPHFTAIPSPADEDVMIFTISKLTGHAGSRFGWAVIKDKDVYEGMSAYISLAEMGLSRDTQLRALKLLKALLEDDGKEIFYFGYRRMMDRWKRLNQVISLSKQFSLQEISPQYCNYLDRVREPSPAYAWLKCEREEDTNCTKVLNAANIIGRKGRVFNAGNRRVRLSLLKRQGDFELLLYRLNELVKKEYDAHQAV; this is encoded by the exons ATGGCCAAGATGCATAGCTCTTGCTATGCTGTTTGCCTTTTGGCTTCCATGATAGTTAATATCTTGCTTATGACGCAACAGTACAAGGTCCGGAATCAGCTGACTTGGAGCCAAAACGCTGCAGCAGAAGCTGAATCTGTGGCATCGATTTCATGTTCTGGCAATGGAAGAGCCTATGTTGATGGATTGGTTGTTGATGGAAAACCAGTTTGTGAGTGCAACTCGTGCTTTCAGGGACCTGACTGCTCTCAATTCATAACTGACTGCCCTGCTGATGCTGATAG TGGAGATCCTTTGTTTCTAGAGCCCTATTGGATGCGACATGCTGCAAGTAGTGCCCTCTTAGTTGCAGGATGGCATCGAATGAGCTATACGTTTTCGGACGATACAAGTATCTCGCAGGTTCTGGATCAACACATCCGCACACTACATGCAGCTGCCAAAAATGCTATTACAGATGGAAAATACATCGTCTTTGGTGCTGGTTCAACTCAACTTCTCAATGCTGCGGTTTTTGCTCTTTCCTCTCGAAACTCATCTTCTCGCACAAGAGTTGTGGCATCTACACCTTATTATCCG CTTTACAAAAAACAAACAGATTACTTCGAAACTCTTCATTTTGAGTTTGGTGGTGATGTATCCTCGCTCAAAAATAATTCAGATGCTTTGGATATCATCGAGTTTGTAACTTCACCAAATAATCCAGATGGTCAGTTGAAGAAAGCGGTTCTGCGAGGCCCTACTGTCAAGGCTGTCTATGATCATGCCTATTATTGGCCGCATTTTACAGCGATTCCATCTCCAGCAGATGAAGATGTCATGATCTTCACAATTTCTAAGCTCACTGGCCATGCTGGAAGTAGATTTGG ATGGGCAGTAATAAAGGACAAGGATGTTTATGAAGGAATGTCAGCATACATAAGCCTGGCCGAGATGGGCCTCTCAAGGGATACTCAATTGAGAGCTTTGAAGCTCCTAAAAGCACTACTTGAAGATGATGgcaaagaaattttttattttggatacAGAAGAATGATGGACCGCTGGAAAAGGTTAAACCAGGTTATATCATTGTCAAAGCAATTCAGCCTTCAAGAGATCTCCCCTCAATACTGCAATTATCTTGACAGAGTCAGAGAACCATCTCCAG CTTATGCATGGCTGAAATGTGAAAGAGAAGAAGATACGAATTGTACTAAAGTCCTCAACGCAGCAAATATCATTGGTCGCAAAGGCAGAGTTTTCAATGCTGGAAACCGCCGTGTTCGCCTTTCCCTTCTCAAGAGACAAGGTGATTTTGAGTTGCTGTTATACAGATTGAACGAACTAGTCAAGAAAGAATATGATGCACACCAGGCTGTGTGA